A window of Desulfuromonas sp. genomic DNA:
TGTCGGCAGCAAGGCAGTGACCAGGAGGGAAGCGGTCGCTTCCGGGGTCGTGGCGATGCAGCCCGATACCCTGAGGCGGATTCTCGACGATGAAATAGAAAAGGGCGACACCCTTAATGTCGCGCGCCTGGCCGGAATCATGGCGGCCAAAAAAACGCCCGATCTGATCCCGCTCTGCCATCCGCTTAATATCAGTTCGGTCCGGATCGACTTTCATTCCGACACGACCGCCGGCGAGCTCGAAATCCGGGCGACCGTCGGAGTCTCCGGAGCAACCGGGGTTGAGATGGAAGCGTTGACAGTCGTTTCGGTTGTGGCCCTGACAATCTATGATATGTGTAAGGCTATTGATCGTTCAATGACTCTCGGCCGGATCCGCCTGCTCGAAAAGCGGGGTGGAAAAAGCGGCGAGTGGACTCGGCC
This region includes:
- the moaC gene encoding cyclic pyranopterin monophosphate synthase MoaC → MTEKMTHFDEQGNAIMVDVGSKAVTRREAVASGVVAMQPDTLRRILDDEIEKGDTLNVARLAGIMAAKKTPDLIPLCHPLNISSVRIDFHSDTTAGELEIRATVGVSGATGVEMEALTVVSVVALTIYDMCKAIDRSMTLGRIRLLEKRGGKSGEWTRPEQS